From the unidentified bacterial endosymbiont genome, one window contains:
- a CDS encoding DNA utilization protein HofM, giving the protein MAFKTWQTGVHIQQDKVLIVSLAREKKSWRLCRWWAVPLAEGIIRDEKICQPERLVDALGDWRRRLPHHHRVFLSFPAARTLQRTLPRPALALRDSEQLTWLGAALSRELEMPADALCFDYAQDTFSNTFHVTAAQNKEVDALLTLAKTLRLRLATITPDAGALTNLLPAVAPAQCVAWRDEHQWLWAMRHQWGRRFTTEAETVNELAALLALTPDDIALFDRQRNPWEIVDRCQPPLPECGADYTVALALAMSEVPE; this is encoded by the coding sequence ATGGCTTTCAAAACATGGCAAACAGGTGTTCATATTCAACAAGATAAGGTTCTGATCGTTTCACTGGCGCGGGAAAAAAAGAGCTGGCGCTTATGCCGTTGGTGGGCTGTTCCCCTGGCGGAAGGCATTATCCGTGACGAGAAAATTTGTCAGCCAGAACGCCTGGTTGATGCCTTAGGCGACTGGCGAAGGAGATTGCCGCACCACCACCGGGTGTTTCTCTCTTTTCCTGCGGCGCGCACCCTGCAAAGAACCCTCCCTCGCCCCGCACTCGCGCTGCGCGACAGCGAGCAACTCACATGGCTAGGCGCGGCGCTCTCTCGTGAACTGGAGATGCCCGCGGATGCCCTGTGCTTCGATTACGCGCAGGACACCTTTAGCAACACATTTCATGTCACCGCCGCGCAAAACAAAGAGGTGGACGCGCTTTTAACGCTGGCGAAAACGCTGCGGTTGCGGCTGGCGACGATTACGCCGGATGCCGGGGCGTTGACCAATCTCCTTCCCGCGGTAGCGCCTGCGCAATGCGTTGCCTGGCGTGATGAGCACCAGTGGCTGTGGGCCATGCGACACCAGTGGGGGAGACGTTTTACCACCGAAGCGGAAACCGTCAATGAGCTGGCGGCTCTGCTGGCCCTTACGCCGGATGACATAGCCCTGTTCGATCGGCAGCGAAATCCGTGGGAAATAGTGGACCGCTGTCAGCCGCCGCTGCCTGAATGCGGGGCTGATTATACCGTCGCGCTGGCGCTGGCCATGAGCGAGGTGCCTGAATGA
- a CDS encoding PilN domain-containing protein, which translates to MSMTNFIPWRKQRRLRCLRFWGVLSGAALLLLLTVLGLLRMDNALELRARQTQQAGAQTVQKVLVARQKQGAQAPIPTHTASLQAWQPVLESLSATIPAQAWLTELRYQPPSLMVIGYATALSALSTFRDALRGVTGFTPGLTGELQQLSPGRWAFTFQLLQQE; encoded by the coding sequence ATGAGCATGACAAATTTCATCCCATGGCGAAAGCAACGGCGCCTGCGCTGCCTGCGTTTTTGGGGAGTACTGTCTGGTGCGGCGCTGTTATTGCTGCTGACGGTGTTGGGGTTACTGAGGATGGACAATGCGCTAGAGCTGCGCGCCCGGCAAACACAGCAGGCGGGCGCGCAAACCGTGCAGAAGGTGCTGGTTGCCCGCCAGAAACAGGGAGCGCAAGCGCCGATACCCACGCATACGGCTTCACTGCAGGCATGGCAACCGGTACTGGAATCGCTATCAGCAACGATTCCGGCTCAGGCCTGGCTAACTGAGCTGCGCTATCAGCCCCCTTCGCTGATGGTTATTGGGTATGCCACGGCGCTTTCTGCTCTTTCAACCTTTCGTGATGCCCTCAGGGGCGTGACGGGGTTCACGCCCGGGCTTACCGGTGAACTTCAGCAGCTAAGCCCGGGGCGCTGGGCGTTCACTTTTCAGCTTCTGCAGCAGGAGTGA
- a CDS encoding intracellular growth attenuator family protein: MSTILIVLAVALAGVLVAWWVYRRRLHRRYRLPFLNAFAGATTRKLTPEERTTVEHYLETLNRSQLTPGPTGASAAPVSLNLNAQSDTVLCVTRSITRYGITTNDPNKWRYYLDSAEVHLPPFWEQYINDENSVELIHTDALPLVISLNGHTLDEYVQEAPRFALERASAAQASIRGEETEQIELLNIRQETHEEYALSRPDGIREAVLIVAAFLLFFFCLLTPEVFVPWLAGGAVLLLAAGLWGLFAPPAKTSLREIHCLRGTPKRWGLFGENDQEHINNISLGIIDLIYPRHWQPWITQDLGHKTDIDIYLDRHVVRQGRYLSLHDEVKNFPLQHWLRSTVIAGGAALVFAVLLLFVPLDMPIKFTLSWIKGAQTIEATSVRQLDEAGVRVGDTLRLKGSGMCNIHTPGAWNTRQNSPFTPFDCSQIIWNDAPPLPLPESEVVTKATALTQTVNRQLHPKTEDDSRVSPALRSAIQKSGMVLLDDFGEIVLKTEDLCSVQDECIRLKNALVNLGNSKDWDALVKRAEAGRLDGVNVLLRPVSAESLDNLVATSTAPFVMRETTRAAQALNSPAPGGFVIVSDEGSDLVDQPYPQVALYDYPPQEQWGAFQRLAQMLMQTPFSAEGIVTSIFTDANGTRHIGLHRMPDSAGLWRYIGTSLLLITMVVCVFWNGFMALRRYQRSRTRLADIQQYYENSLNPALLPSSESLIG, from the coding sequence ATGAGCACCATTTTGATTGTTCTCGCTGTTGCACTGGCTGGCGTGCTGGTTGCATGGTGGGTATACAGGCGTCGCCTGCATCGGCGATATCGGCTGCCCTTTTTAAATGCCTTTGCGGGTGCGACTACGCGTAAGCTGACGCCCGAAGAGCGCACGACCGTTGAACACTATCTTGAAACTCTCAACCGTTCCCAGCTAACGCCAGGGCCAACGGGTGCCAGCGCTGCCCCGGTGTCGCTCAATCTGAACGCGCAAAGCGACACCGTACTTTGCGTGACGCGCTCTATCACCCGCTATGGCATCACCACCAATGACCCCAACAAATGGCGTTACTATCTCGACTCTGCGGAAGTGCATCTTCCGCCGTTCTGGGAACAGTACATCAACGACGAAAATAGCGTTGAGTTGATCCATACCGACGCATTACCGTTGGTTATCTCGCTCAATGGCCATACCCTGGATGAGTATGTACAGGAAGCGCCACGCTTCGCACTGGAACGCGCCAGCGCCGCTCAGGCCTCTATTCGCGGTGAAGAGACAGAACAGATTGAACTGCTCAACATTCGCCAGGAGACGCATGAAGAGTATGCCCTGAGCCGCCCGGACGGCATCCGTGAAGCGGTACTGATCGTCGCCGCCTTCCTGCTCTTTTTCTTCTGCCTGCTGACGCCGGAAGTATTTGTTCCCTGGCTGGCGGGGGGGGCGGTACTGCTGCTGGCAGCCGGTCTGTGGGGGCTGTTCGCGCCTCCGGCGAAAACGTCGCTACGTGAAATTCATTGCCTGCGTGGAACGCCAAAACGCTGGGGTTTGTTCGGCGAGAACGATCAGGAACATATCAACAATATCTCGCTCGGCATTATCGATCTCATCTATCCGCGTCACTGGCAGCCGTGGATCACCCAGGATTTAGGGCATAAAACCGATATTGATATCTACCTTGACCGCCACGTTGTGCGTCAGGGGCGTTATTTATCCCTGCACGACGAAGTGAAAAATTTTCCCCTGCAGCACTGGCTGCGCAGTACGGTTATTGCCGGCGGCGCAGCGCTGGTGTTTGCCGTGCTGCTGCTTTTTGTGCCGCTGGACATGCCCATAAAATTTACCCTCTCGTGGATAAAAGGGGCGCAAACCATAGAAGCTACCAGCGTCAGGCAGTTGGATGAGGCCGGTGTGCGCGTCGGCGATACGTTACGCCTGAAAGGCAGCGGAATGTGTAATATCCATACTCCGGGAGCCTGGAACACGCGCCAGAACTCCCCGTTCACGCCGTTCGACTGCTCGCAAATCATCTGGAATGATGCTCCGCCGCTGCCGTTACCGGAATCTGAGGTCGTGACGAAAGCAACAGCCTTGACTCAGACGGTTAACCGCCAGCTACATCCGAAAACAGAGGATGATTCACGCGTCAGCCCAGCCCTGCGCTCGGCTATTCAGAAATCGGGCATGGTATTGCTGGATGACTTTGGTGAAATCGTTCTGAAAACAGAGGATCTGTGTTCTGTCCAGGATGAATGCATACGCCTTAAAAATGCGCTGGTGAATCTCGGGAACAGCAAAGACTGGGACGCGCTGGTGAAACGTGCCGAAGCAGGACGACTGGACGGCGTTAACGTATTGCTGCGTCCGGTCAGTGCCGAATCGCTGGATAACCTGGTTGCCACGTCTACCGCCCCCTTTGTGATGCGTGAAACGACGCGCGCGGCGCAGGCGCTCAATAGCCCCGCGCCAGGCGGTTTTGTGATTGTCAGCGATGAGGGAAGCGATCTGGTCGATCAGCCTTATCCGCAGGTTGCGCTGTATGACTACCCGCCTCAGGAGCAATGGGGGGCGTTCCAGCGTCTGGCGCAGATGCTGATGCAGACGCCGTTCAGTGCTGAAGGGATCGTCACCAGTATCTTTACCGACGCCAACGGTACGCGCCATATCGGCCTGCACCGGATGCCCGATAGCGCAGGCTTATGGCGCTATATCGGGACGTCGCTGCTGCTGATTACGATGGTGGTGTGTGTTTTCTGGAACGGGTTTATGGCGCTGCGCCGCTACCAGCGTTCGCGCACGCGTCTGGCCGATATCCAGCAGTATTATGAAAATAGCCTCAACCCTGCACTGCTCCCCTCCTCTGAGAGCCTGATCGGATAA
- the hofQ gene encoding DNA uptake porin HofQ, which translates to MGVRIILVLALLSPPLWAAAPKPVTLVVDDVPVVQVLQALVAQENRNLVVSPDVSGSLSLNLTRVPWRQALQTVITSAGLILREDKGIFYVHTAAWQREQRERQEQEQARRQLDAPLISHAISFAYADAGELQKAAEKQLSPKGSLSVDKRTNRLLVRDNQTALNTLQRWAAQMDIPVEQVELAAHIVTITEKSLRELGVKWNLAEATQAGNIGQVTTLGADLSVANTTTHVGFNIGRINGRLLDLELSALEQKQQVDIIASPRLLASHMQPASIKQGSEIPYQVSSGESGATSVEFKEAVLGMEVTPVVLPGGRVRLKLHISENMPGQVLQQADGETLAIDKQEIETQVEVKSGETLALGGIFSQKNKTGSDSVPGLGRIPWIGQLFRHDGKDNERRELVVFITPRLVGIH; encoded by the coding sequence ATGGGCGTAAGGATAATACTGGTGCTGGCGCTACTCAGCCCCCCGCTGTGGGCCGCCGCGCCGAAGCCGGTCACGCTGGTGGTGGATGATGTCCCGGTGGTTCAGGTGTTACAGGCGCTGGTGGCGCAGGAGAACCGTAATCTGGTGGTGTCGCCGGATGTGAGCGGCTCGCTGTCGCTCAACCTGACGCGTGTCCCGTGGCGGCAGGCGCTACAGACGGTTATCACCAGTGCCGGACTTATTCTGCGCGAAGATAAAGGCATTTTTTATGTCCATACCGCAGCCTGGCAACGTGAACAGCGGGAACGTCAGGAGCAAGAGCAGGCCCGGCGACAGCTTGACGCGCCGCTCATCTCTCACGCCATTTCCTTCGCTTATGCCGATGCCGGAGAGTTGCAAAAAGCAGCGGAAAAGCAGCTGAGCCCAAAGGGCAGTTTGTCTGTCGATAAACGGACCAACCGCCTGTTGGTGCGCGATAACCAGACGGCGTTGAATACACTTCAGCGCTGGGCCGCGCAAATGGATATTCCGGTTGAACAGGTTGAACTGGCGGCACATATTGTGACTATCACTGAAAAAAGCCTGCGCGAGCTGGGCGTGAAATGGAACCTCGCCGAAGCCACACAGGCGGGTAATATTGGACAGGTCACCACGCTCGGTGCCGACCTGTCCGTTGCTAACACCACCACGCATGTGGGTTTTAACATTGGGCGCATCAACGGCAGGCTGCTGGACCTTGAGCTCTCGGCGCTGGAGCAAAAGCAGCAGGTAGACATCATTGCCAGCCCCCGCCTGTTGGCCTCGCATATGCAGCCAGCCAGCATCAAGCAGGGCAGTGAAATCCCCTACCAGGTCTCCAGCGGTGAGAGCGGCGCGACGTCTGTTGAATTTAAAGAGGCAGTACTGGGGATGGAGGTGACCCCGGTTGTTTTGCCGGGCGGCCGCGTGCGTCTGAAATTACACATTAGCGAGAATATGCCCGGACAGGTGCTCCAGCAGGCCGACGGCGAAACCCTGGCTATCGATAAACAAGAGATAGAAACCCAGGTGGAGGTCAAAAGTGGAGAAACGCTGGCGTTGGGCGGGATCTTCTCGCAAAAGAACAAAACCGGCAGCGACAGCGTGCCGGGGCTGGGGAGAATCCCCTGGATTGGGCAACTTTTTCGCCATGACGGAAAAGATAACGAACGGCGTGAACTGGTGGTGTTTATTACGCCGCGTCTGGTCGGTATTCATTAA
- a CDS encoding HofO, with translation MDTLFERWCESRLGWRVLGWCLGVVMLSMMLWTTLLRPVQKQRTALQLQLTRTERFNASLWPAASKVLPPAITPVRLAVQPFSPLDFQSSDARLVQWKPLSSGGELTLDADWQAVPAVFSRLAQRNARVMAFSLTPQGAKLRLRVQLEQDHAQ, from the coding sequence GTGGATACCCTGTTTGAGCGCTGGTGCGAAAGCCGCCTTGGGTGGCGCGTGCTCGGTTGGTGCCTCGGTGTTGTCATGCTGAGCATGATGTTATGGACAACGTTGCTAAGACCGGTACAAAAGCAGCGTACTGCACTGCAACTGCAACTGACCCGCACCGAAAGGTTCAATGCATCGTTATGGCCTGCCGCCAGTAAGGTTTTACCCCCGGCTATTACCCCCGTCCGGCTGGCGGTGCAACCTTTTTCCCCGCTGGATTTTCAGTCCAGCGATGCCCGGCTGGTTCAGTGGAAACCGCTTTCAAGCGGAGGAGAGCTAACGCTGGATGCTGACTGGCAGGCGGTCCCGGCTGTTTTTTCCCGATTAGCACAACGGAATGCGCGGGTGATGGCGTTCTCCCTTACACCCCAGGGCGCGAAGTTACGCCTGCGCGTTCAACTGGAGCAAGACCATGCGCAATAG
- the nudE gene encoding ADP compounds hydrolase NudE, with protein MSKPLQKPTILKVETVATSRLFNVESVDLEFSNGVRRVYERMRPSSREAVMIVPIVDDHLILIREYAVGIESYELGFSKGLIDPGETVFEAANRELKEEVGFGAKELSFLKKLSMAPSYFSSKMNIVVAEDLYPESLEGDEPEPLPQVRWPLAHLMDLLEDPDFNEARNVSALFLVREWLKGQGRL; from the coding sequence ATGAGCAAACCATTACAAAAACCCACCATTCTGAAGGTTGAAACCGTCGCGACATCGCGTCTGTTTAATGTCGAAAGTGTGGACCTGGAGTTCAGCAACGGTGTGCGTCGCGTTTATGAACGTATGCGCCCCTCTTCACGCGAGGCGGTGATGATTGTTCCCATTGTCGACGACCATCTGATTTTGATCCGTGAATATGCGGTGGGTATCGAGTCTTACGAACTTGGTTTTTCAAAGGGGCTTATCGACCCGGGTGAAACGGTCTTTGAGGCGGCAAACCGCGAGCTAAAAGAAGAGGTCGGGTTTGGCGCAAAGGAGCTGTCGTTCCTGAAAAAACTGAGCATGGCCCCGTCCTATTTTTCCAGCAAAATGAATATTGTGGTGGCCGAAGATCTCTATCCTGAATCGCTGGAAGGGGATGAGCCTGAACCCCTGCCGCAGGTGCGCTGGCCGCTGGCGCATCTGATGGATTTACTGGAAGACCCGGACTTTAACGAGGCGCGTAACGTGAGCGCCCTGTTCCTGGTGCGGGAGTGGTTGAAAGGGCAGGGAAGGTTGTAG
- the aroK gene encoding shikimate kinase AroK → MAEKRNIFLVGPMGAGKSTIGRQLAQQLNMEFYDSDQEIEKRTGADVGWVFDVEGEDGFRDREEKVINELTEKQGIVLATGGGSVKSRETRNRLSARGVVVYLETTIEKQLARTQRDKKRPLLQVETPPREVLEALAGERNPLYEEIADVTIRTDDQSAKVVANQIIHMLESN, encoded by the coding sequence ATGGCAGAGAAACGCAATATCTTTCTGGTTGGGCCTATGGGTGCCGGCAAAAGCACTATTGGGCGTCAGTTAGCTCAACAACTCAATATGGAATTCTACGATTCTGATCAAGAGATTGAGAAACGAACCGGAGCTGATGTGGGCTGGGTCTTCGACGTTGAAGGCGAGGACGGTTTCCGTGATCGAGAAGAAAAAGTGATCAACGAACTCACGGAAAAACAGGGCATTGTGCTGGCAACTGGCGGCGGCTCTGTGAAATCTCGCGAAACCCGCAACCGTCTCTCCGCCCGTGGCGTAGTGGTCTATCTTGAGACGACCATTGAAAAACAGCTCGCACGCACGCAGCGCGATAAAAAGCGCCCGCTGCTGCAGGTTGAAACGCCGCCTCGCGAAGTCCTGGAAGCCCTGGCCGGTGAACGCAATCCTCTGTACGAAGAGATTGCTGATGTGACCATTCGTACCGACGATCAGAGCGCAAAAG
- a CDS encoding HofP DNA utilization family protein gives MRNSVRSLLVCSALLMTGMRDPFHPPADPCAIEALSQWRYRGMVEGAGKVGIVQDGQKRWHRLKQEDRLAVGWRVMAINETELVVDVGETCEPQQWTWQQEGAKKNGRKDNTGAGATQPPAVGRRAEAGHAGGG, from the coding sequence ATGCGCAATAGCGTGCGATCCCTGCTGGTTTGCTCAGCGCTGTTAATGACCGGGATGCGCGATCCGTTTCATCCCCCTGCTGACCCCTGCGCCATTGAGGCTCTGTCGCAATGGCGCTATCGCGGCATGGTGGAGGGAGCCGGAAAGGTGGGGATTGTGCAGGATGGTCAAAAACGCTGGCATCGCCTGAAACAAGAGGATCGGCTGGCGGTGGGCTGGCGGGTCATGGCGATAAATGAAACGGAGCTGGTGGTTGATGTGGGTGAAACCTGTGAACCGCAACAATGGACGTGGCAACAAGAAGGAGCGAAGAAAAATGGGCGTAAGGATAATACTGGTGCTGGCGCTACTCAGCCCCCCGCTGTGGGCCGCCGCGCCGAAGCCGGTCACGCTGGTGGTGGATGA
- the mrcA gene encoding peptidoglycan glycosyltransferase/peptidoglycan DD-transpeptidase MrcA — translation MKFVKYLLILAVCCILLGAGSIYGLYKYIEPQLPDVATLRDVRLQIPMQVYSADGELMAQYGEKRRIPLTLEHVPPVMVKAFIATEDSRFYEHHGVDPVGIFRAASVALFSGHASQGASTITQQLARNFFLSPEKTLTRKIKEVFLAIRIEQLLSKDEILELYLNKIYLGYRAYGVGAAAQVYFGKPVEQLTLSEMATIAGLPKAPSTFNPLFSLDRATARRNVVLSRMLSEGYISQSEFDRARSDVIDANYHAPEIAFSAPYLTEMVRQDMVGRYGENAYEDGYRVYTTVTRKVQQAAQEAVRNNVMDYDMRHGYRGPSNVLWKVGESAWDSQKIIRSLKSLPTYGPMRPAAVTQADPQQAVVIMADGTSVSLGMDGMRWARPYRSDTLQGPTPRKVTDVVQTGQQIWVRKVDDAWWLAQVPDVNSALVSINPQNGAVMALVGGFDFNQSKFNRATQALRQVGSNIKPFLYTAAMDKGLTLASILNDVPISRWDAGAGSDWQPKNSPAQYAGPIRLRQGLGQSKNVVMVRAMRAMGVDYAAEYLQRFGFPAQNIVHTESLALGSASFTPLQVARGYSVMANGGFLIDPHYISKIENDQGGVLFEANPKIACPECDIPVIYGDTQKSNVLENRDMEDVALSAEQKNIVAPQPQLEQANQALVAQSGAQEYAPHVINTPLAFLIKSALNSNIFGEPGWQGTGWRAGRDLQRRDIGGKTGTTNSSKDAWFSGYGPGVVTSVWIGFDDHRRNLGRTTASGAIKDQISGYEGGAKSAQPAWDAYMKSVLDGVPEQPLTPPPGIVTVNIDRSTGQLASGGNSREEYFIEGTQPTTQAVHEVGTEIIDNGETHELF, via the coding sequence GTGAAGTTCGTAAAGTATTTATTAATCCTTGCAGTCTGTTGCATTCTGCTGGGAGCAGGCTCGATTTATGGTTTGTACAAATATATCGAGCCACAGCTACCCGATGTCGCCACGCTTCGTGATGTGCGGCTCCAGATCCCTATGCAGGTCTATAGCGCCGATGGCGAATTAATGGCGCAATATGGCGAAAAGCGCCGTATCCCATTGACCTTAGAACACGTTCCGCCCGTTATGGTGAAAGCTTTTATCGCCACCGAGGACAGCCGTTTTTACGAGCACCACGGTGTCGACCCGGTGGGGATTTTCCGTGCTGCAAGCGTAGCGCTGTTCTCGGGCCACGCCTCTCAGGGAGCAAGTACCATTACCCAGCAGTTGGCGCGTAACTTCTTCCTCAGCCCTGAGAAGACGTTGACGCGTAAGATCAAAGAGGTATTCCTCGCGATCCGCATTGAGCAGTTACTGAGTAAAGATGAAATCCTGGAGCTGTATCTCAACAAGATCTATCTGGGCTACCGCGCCTATGGCGTAGGCGCTGCCGCACAGGTGTACTTCGGTAAGCCTGTCGAACAGTTGACGCTGAGCGAAATGGCGACCATTGCCGGTCTGCCTAAAGCGCCATCCACGTTTAACCCGCTCTTCTCGCTCGATCGCGCCACAGCACGCCGTAATGTTGTTTTGTCCCGTATGCTGAGCGAAGGCTATATCAGCCAGAGCGAGTTCGATAGGGCGCGTAGCGATGTCATCGACGCGAATTACCATGCGCCTGAAATCGCCTTCTCTGCACCGTATCTCACGGAAATGGTCCGCCAGGATATGGTGGGTCGTTACGGTGAAAACGCCTATGAAGATGGTTATCGCGTTTACACTACCGTCACTCGTAAGGTGCAGCAGGCGGCACAAGAGGCGGTACGTAATAACGTGATGGACTACGATATGCGTCACGGCTACCGCGGCCCGTCAAACGTGCTGTGGAAAGTGGGTGAAAGCGCATGGGACAGCCAAAAAATCATCCGCTCGCTGAAATCGTTGCCAACCTATGGTCCCATGCGGCCAGCGGCAGTAACCCAGGCCGATCCTCAGCAAGCCGTAGTGATAATGGCAGATGGAACCTCGGTATCCCTGGGCATGGACGGAATGCGCTGGGCGCGTCCGTATCGTTCAGACACCCTGCAAGGGCCAACGCCGCGTAAAGTGACCGACGTCGTGCAGACCGGACAACAAATCTGGGTGCGTAAGGTGGATGATGCCTGGTGGCTGGCGCAAGTCCCCGACGTTAACTCCGCGCTGGTGTCTATCAACCCACAAAACGGCGCGGTGATGGCGCTGGTGGGGGGGTTTGATTTCAACCAGAGCAAGTTTAACCGCGCGACTCAGGCGCTGCGACAGGTCGGCTCGAATATTAAACCGTTCCTGTACACCGCCGCGATGGATAAAGGGTTGACCCTTGCCAGCATACTCAATGACGTGCCTATCTCTCGCTGGGATGCGGGGGCGGGTTCTGACTGGCAGCCGAAGAACTCTCCGGCACAGTACGCAGGTCCAATCCGTCTTCGTCAGGGTCTGGGGCAGTCTAAAAACGTGGTGATGGTGCGTGCAATGCGTGCGATGGGCGTCGACTATGCGGCAGAGTATCTGCAGCGCTTCGGCTTCCCGGCGCAGAATATCGTACACACCGAATCGCTGGCGTTAGGCTCCGCCTCCTTTACGCCGCTTCAGGTGGCGCGAGGATACTCGGTGATGGCCAACGGCGGGTTCCTGATTGACCCGCACTACATCAGTAAAATCGAAAACGACCAGGGCGGTGTTCTGTTCGAAGCAAACCCGAAAATTGCCTGCCCCGAGTGCGATATTCCGGTGATTTACGGCGATACGCAAAAATCTAACGTGCTTGAAAACAGGGATATGGAAGACGTTGCCCTTTCCGCAGAGCAGAAAAACATCGTCGCGCCTCAGCCTCAGCTGGAACAGGCTAACCAGGCCCTGGTGGCGCAGAGCGGCGCCCAGGAGTACGCTCCGCATGTGATCAACACGCCGCTGGCATTCCTGATTAAGAGCGCGCTGAACAGCAATATCTTTGGTGAACCGGGGTGGCAAGGTACCGGCTGGCGAGCAGGGCGTGATTTGCAGCGTCGTGACATCGGCGGTAAAACCGGGACAACCAACAGTTCGAAAGATGCGTGGTTCTCCGGTTACGGCCCGGGTGTGGTGACGTCAGTCTGGATCGGCTTTGACGATCACCGTCGTAATTTGGGCCGTACAACCGCCTCTGGCGCTATCAAAGATCAGATTTCCGGTTACGAAGGCGGCGCGAAGAGCGCACAGCCCGCGTGGGATGCTTACATGAAATCGGTTCTTGACGGTGTCCCTGAGCAGCCACTGACGCCGCCGCCGGGCATTGTTACGGTCAATATCGACCGTAGCACCGGGCAGCTCGCCAGCGGGGGTAACAGCCGTGAAGAGTATTTCATTGAAGGCACGCAGCCAACCACGCAGGCGGTGCATGAAGTGGGTACAGAAATTATTGATAACGGCGAGACGCACGAGCTGTTCTAA